The following DNA comes from Fusarium fujikuroi IMI 58289 draft genome, chromosome FFUJ_chr03.
TTCCGTCATTTGGGTGTTTCGGGGCCTGGGAAAGTAAAGACTGGGGATTTCCATGTTTCTCGAAAAGGTGGTGGGATATTAGGGGAATAAGCATCTTTTCAGACTCTCGGTCAAGGAGGGTAAGGAAGCCCATCGAAAACCCCTCATACAAAGCCCTTCTAACACCATAGTAGGGGGCGATAGTGTTTACATAGCTAAGAACTCGCGTGAGGGTTCGAAGACTGAAATGAGGTACTTCATTCGCGCCATCGACTAACCGTTTCTCCTCAGCCAGTCGCTTGGTGTTAATGTAGAGACGGGCAATGTCATCTGCGGCTTGATCattcttgctgttgctgcttcCCAGGTATGTCTTGATGATTGTGAGAAGGTccttaaggtctttatcGGGACTGGAAACGTAGACTTCAGTAAATCTGGAGCGAATGCCCACTGGGAGGTCGCGTTTCCCAATATCGGTCGCAGGATTCATCGCGCCGAAAATGCGGAAGTTTGGATGAGCTTCAATTTTCTCAATCTCGCCAGTTTCAGAGAGTAAAATGGATGGTCTTTCGTCAGGCCCAGTCAGGAGATCCGCGATGCTCTCAAGCGTGTCGGGCGACGCGAGATTtatctcatcaagaagaacccAGTCACCGTTACGCACGGCCTTGACTAAATTTCCCTCCATGAAAGAGAAAGCAAAACTACCAGAACCTCCAGAGATCTGAACATCAAACTGCTCAAGATTACGAGCAAACATATCCCATCTTGGACGTAGATCGAGCAGGGTCTGGAGCTTTGACTGGGTTTTTCGACGTTTGGTCGGTTGCTCGTCACCATTCCTGGTCTCTGCTTGCTCAGTTTGAACTCTTTCGAGCTCTTTGACGATCTTGTTGAACATTTTGGGGGCTTCCTTCCACAACTTTGACACCCTTGACCACTGCCCCTTAACAAAACACTTGCCAACTTGTTCAAGATACTTTTGGTTCTTTGACACGGAAATACCAGTTGCCGAGAAAAGATCTTCAAACTCTTCCTTCAGGGGCATCGCCAACGTCCGAGTGTTGACTGGCTTGAAGCCACCCAGAAGATCGCCGACTTCACTCTGCTGTGACAAGTTGACTGCAATAAGCTTATGGCCCAAAGACTCAGCCAATTGCTGTACGACAGTTGTTTTACCGATACCAGTTTCTCCGACAAGGAGGACAGGTTCATTTAGCTTGACAGCTACGGCAATCTGTTCcaacagcttcttggcgtGCGCTGTGCTAGCGAAGGGTCGTTTGGGTTTCTGAACTCGGTTCGATAACTTCTTCTTCCGTAACACAGCACGCCCAATGATGAACTGGTTGTCACTCTCATTCAGATTGGGTATGTGTGTAGTGAAGTAGTGCTCTGCTAATTCCTTGGGCAATTGCATCTCCTCAGCAATCGCAATAATGAGCTGTTTGCCAATTTCAGGATCAGGGCAACTTCCAACAAAGCAATCAACAGCTTCCAGGAACATCTGATCGCTTGTTGTCTTGGTGATTGGCTCTTCTCCCGTTTTTGACCCAGCAGCGATCAAGCATTCGCGTAACCGTCGGCACCATTTGAGCAGATCTCGCAATGTCACTTGACGGTCCATAATATTTCGGCCTCGAGCCAAAGCGCCAGGCGTTGAGCCAAGACGACACAAACGAGCATACACTGCCAGAATGCTAGGTATAAACTTTCGCAAGATGGGATATGTCTGAGCCACAACATCCTCGAGTTCAGACGCCGCAAGGGCTTGTGTACTCAGAGTTTGCCAGAAACGAATGCCAACTAGGCTTGGCAGATTCTCTCGGCCATTCATCCCCTTAGACGTCCGCACAGTTGCAAAAAGTCGGAAAGTGCTAGCTGCTTGTATTCTTTCGCCTCTGCTTGGGATGAGTAGTTCATTTCTTTCGATCAGGGGGAGCAGTGTGCTCAAGACCTCAGTCGGTGCCCGATCAAGGTCTTCCACTAATACCCATCGGCCTTCCTTCACAGCTGTTGTCAACACACCGGGCCTCCATTGAAAGCTACCGGGCTTCGAATCAGTCGAGTATAGTCCAATAAGCATTTTCGCGTCCGTTTGTTCATTAAGGTGCAATGTGACCATGTTAGAATACATGCCGAGCTGCTTGGCGATTTCGTGAACAAGGGCCGTCTTTCCAACGCCAGGAAGACCATATAACATTACTGGGTCAGATTCACGGAGCATAGTCGCCAATCGCTCAAGATTTGAGACAGTCGTGGGGGTGAGGACAAGGCTGGAGGGTTCTCCGGTTGGACCTAGGGGTCTGGGCAGAATAACGTTGCCATAACACACAACGTAAGGAGTGAGGGTCTGCGTGAGCGGAGAATCATCTGCTGCGGCCTCGTAGGCGGTCTGCACTTCTTCGCGCAGGGCCAGAAGAGACTTCACTCGAGACTGCTCGTACAGCGAAAGGAATCCATAATCGATCGATCGACCGTCAAAGTCTGCGAGGATGGCCTCACTCTTGCCAATATGTTCCTGGATGAGGGATTCAAGCTTCCAATCGGAACCATGGAGGAGTTGGATGAAAATCCGGGTCGCAAGATAACGCACAGCTCTGCTCTCATGCTTAAACAAGGTCTGCATCAAGGCAGCGGATGTCAATGGGCCAAAATTGCGCGAATCGAAGCTGATTAACCTCCACACAACAAGGAGGCTCTGTAAGAGGATCTCTCCATCCTGTTCCATGGCATTTTGGTCTAACCGTAAGGGCGGGAGTCGGAGAGAGGGTGAGTTCGTCGTTTGTTCGGGAGTAGAGGAGGCGTATTCAATAAATGTTGAAAGGTAAGGAGCAAAGGGTAGAATTCGAGCTAACGCTGAGTATATTCGTATGCGTTGTTGTCCATTTCCGGGGTTGAGGATCCATCGAGCACAAATGTCTGGGAAAATATGCTCGAAATGCGCAAAGATACGCTCTGTAAGTGGCGGGCAAAGAGCTGCCTCTGCAACAGCATCTAGCAGTTTCGTCGAGGACTGGTCTTGGATAATGGCCAGTATTTCTGCTGGCAGATGTTCCAATACAGTCGCATCCGCGAGGAGCGATCTCCTCTGCCGCGAGACATCAATCATTGCCATGATTGCGCTCTCTGTTGACGAAATCTCGGTTGTCGATGGTTTGTGGTGCTTCCAAGCTAAACCTGAGAACTGCTCTCTTGAACTTTTTTTTcgttatcttatcagccaCTAATAGGTCAGGACGCTAATCTGGTTTAGTTCTTGGCCTGGTGTATGTCGACTGAATTCACACTTGATTCTAGAGTCAATCCGCCTGAACATTTATTATTCTTGTTATATTTACAGTAAAAAATTGGTGATCCGAGAAGATGTGTATTACATATTTGCGAGATTGGTCGTAATTTATCGAAATCTAATTCCGTCGATCCTCTCGCCTAGGCACCTGTCGCGCCTATGTCCTTCACCGGAATGCTAACGTCCTTTGCTTCCCAGGCTGGGTCAATCAATGACGTTTCAACAACCACACCATATCGTTTGAACATATCCGTATATACTTGACgatttatagtaattacttcTTCCATGCACCAACCCATGTAAGTTTCATTAAAGGGCATAGTAGGATTGAATGCTTCAATCCAAGGATGCAATGGTTCGATGTAAGTGAAGACCCAATTATACACGTGATACAGCCGCTAGCCCGCCAAATCATCGAGACAGCTCGAAAATCTTCAAGACGCTTCATCAGACGCCCGCCCGCGACGACTCTTCGAATTGAGCAAACCCCCAGCCAACCGCAATCACAAAAATGGCCATGTCTTGTCGGTACGCCGCCCAGAGCTGTGCTCGCCACCTCCGATCCGCTCGCGCTGCCCGGGCACCCACACAGCTCGTCAGAATCTCAGCTGCCTCGAGGAGATGGAACTCAACCGATGCCGCTCCCGCCAACCCCAAGATCGAAGCCATTGTCGATCAGATCAGCCAACTTACTCTCTTGGAGACTGCTGACCTTGTTTCAAGCCTCAAGGTTAGTGAGGATAATCATCTGGCGTTAATTGAACCTTGGAGGGGTTATTTTGTCGCAGCATCACTGCTAACTGGAACCTTTCAATagaccaagctcaacattCCCGATATGCCCATAGGCGGCTTCGCTACTGCTGCTCCCGCCGCCGCACCTGCTCCCgccgaagaagctgaggaggctgctcCTGCTGCCGCCGAGAAGACGCTCTTCACCCTCAAGTTGCAAGGGTTCGATGCCCcatccaaggccaaggttatcaaggagatcaagaacatgcTCGGTCTGAGCTTGGTTGATAGCAAGAAGTTCGTCGAGAGTGCAcccaagatgatgaaggagaacGTCCCgaaagaagatgctgagaagattaTCGCCGCCATGAAGGAGTTGGGCGCCACTGTGGTTATGGAGTAAAATGGTTGGATCTCTGGGGCGCAAGGACAGGCGACTTGGCACGATAGATGGCTGGATTGCATGTGTAAAAACATCTGTACTAGTATCTAACAATATGTACCCTTAGAAAGGCTCATTCAGCGATGggttctttttaattatgATATCATATTGAACAAATGTATTGTTCATCTACATGCGACCTCAATTCTCAAGGAAGGTCGGTCTGAAACTTCGCTGCTCTAGCCAGCCATGCCGAAAACGACGGGTATCAATGCTTTTCTCTCAATCCCAATGCGAGCCCAGGACCGAACGCCGACCAATATCCATTCCATAAAAATGCAAGATGATCCGATTCCATTTAGCGACGGTTGCCGTTCGTTgctccatgatgatgttggcaatTAGACTGTATCTCCATCTCTTTGTGGAAGTCATCCAGCTCTTCGGTGAGCAGACggtcgtcgtcttctccaAAGTCACTCGTTTCCTCCCACAGTCTGTCCATCTCAGCATTCTCGGCTTTGGGGACTGCCCAAATGCTTTCGCGCTCGCGCTTGTGGCGCTCGCGGTCCTCCTCAATCCGTTGCTCAATCTGACGTTTGTCAAGCTGGTGTGACGTGCTCCTTCGACCTGCCTTAGGTATGGTTTGTGAGGGGGGCATGTCTGCCATCTCGACATCTCCATTTGGTGAAGCTAAGCCTAGGTCCTCGACATTTGTCTCACGCTCTTTGATGACATCTTCGATCTGACTGACTGCTTGCGACTCCAGGTACCCTTTTCCTTGAAGACCCTGCAACACCTGCACCGACATGTGAGCCACAGGTTCTAGAACAAATCTGGGGTTGCGCCATGATGTGGGGATCAACTCACCTTTCGGACCACTTTGACGTTGGCAGCACCTGACCCATCATCCGGGGCAACAGCATCGACGACACGGATGATGTCCCGTTGCATCATTCGAATGTAGTCGGGGTGTCCGTCACGTTGCGCCATGTCTAGGAAGTGCTCGATAAAGTACATGATATTGGCACGTATGTTCATATTGTTCTGCTATCTTGTGTCAATGCCGAGTCCACTGAGATAAAATGGTCCGACTTACTCGTTCAAGCTGTTCCAGGATGCACGAATGCAAGTCCTCATCCATGTCTCTGAATCTAAGCGCATATTGTGCGGCTTTCTGAGCAGATGTAACTGACGCgttgagatgttgaagttgagatgtGAAGCGCATTCGCACTTCAAATGGGTCGGCCATGTTGAGAGCGCAGTGAGCTGGTTGTGCAAAGTGGAAAATTTCAAACCGATGTTCTATCGGAAGGCCGGAAGATTCGAGATACAAAGCACGGCTTGAGAGTATCACAACCAAAGC
Coding sequences within:
- a CDS encoding related to 60S ribosomal protein L12, mitochondrial, whose product is MAMSCRYAAQSCARHLRSARAARAPTQLVRISAASRRWNSTDAAPANPKIEAIVDQISQLTLLETADLVSSLKTKLNIPDMPIGGFATAAPAAAPAPAEEAEEAAPAAAEKTLFTLKLQGFDAPSKAKVIKEIKNMLGLSLVDSKKFVESAPKMMKENVPKEDAEKIIAAMKELGATVVME
- a CDS encoding related to CTD kinase subunit gamma, which gives rise to MADPFEVRMRFTSQLQHLNASVTSAQKAAQYALRFRDMDEDLHSCILEQLERQNNMNIRANIMYFIEHFLDMAQRDGHPDYIRMMQRDIIRVVDAVAPDDGSGAANVKVVRKVLQGLQGKGYLESQAVSQIEDVIKERETNVEDLGLASPNGDVEMADMPPSQTIPKAGRRSTSHQLDKRQIEQRIEEDRERHKRERESIWAVPKAENAEMDRLWEETSDFGEDDDRLLTEELDDFHKEMEIQSNCQHHHGATNGNRR